The genomic region GTCACCGGCGCCGACTACGATCGCGACGGGCGAGTCGGCATGAACGAAGCCTTCGCCTACGCCCTGATTCACGACCCGTCCATCGACACCCCCGTGTCCACATCCGACGCCTTCGTGCGCCGCTACGTCAAGACACCCGAACCAATCGTCTTCCACACCGCCTACTCCGATGTCCTCAAATGGGCCTCTCCGCCGCAGGCCGCCGCCCTCGAAGCCCTCTCCAAGCAGCTCGGCCTGCACGGCGAGCTGCGCCTGCTGACCGCCTACCGCACCTTCAAACAGCGCACGACCGACACGCCCGACGCCGACGCCCCCGAAGACGAAGACGAGCTCACCGCCCGCTGGATCCGCATCGTCCGCCTCGCCAAAACCATCGTCCTCGCCCACACGCTCACCACCGGCCCCGACGAGGCCCTCAAAACCCAATACGCCGCTTTGCTCCAGGCTGAATCCGCCAATCCGATCGCTCCCAAAACTCCTTAACGACTCGTAATTATGGGATAAAATAAGATCGGCTTCGTAAGTCCAGGAGCTCACTCGCAGAGGGATATCGTTCGGGAGAATTGTGTCATGGCGAGAAAACCTTTCAGGACGCCGGAATCTGACGCCCTTCCCCCCGTTGACCTGTACGAGGCGATTGGCGGCTCGGCGAAATGCCGCGAGCTTTCCGCCGCGTTCTATGCCCGGGTCGACAACGATCCCACTCTGGCCCCTCTGTTTCCGGGAAAGACTCACAAGTGCGCCATCGAGGAGATGTCGGCGTTCCTGGCTCAGTTCCTGGGCGGCCCTTCGAAAGACGCGCAGCGCCGATGGTGGTTAAGCCTCCGTGAGTCCCATCTTCGGTTTTCGATCGGGCAGAAGGAGCGGAAAGTGTGGGTAGAAATGATGGCCAAAACCTTATCCGATATGGAGATGAGCCAGACCATGCGCAGCGCGTTGATGGAGCTTTTCGAGGAATCATCCGCATATCTTGTCAATACTGGCCCGGCAGTGGCCGCGACAACTTGCCAGCCGGAAACTTCGGACGTACACACGCAGATTCGACATCGATGGGAGCAGCAATGCGAGTTAGATAAAGCTGTGTTGGCGGTCCGCGAGGGCGACTTAAACCGCGTGACTGCTCTTATCGAGGGGCCGCTGCTGCCGTCGTGGCTCCAGCAGAGCCGCTCAGTGTTCACGCAGTTCGTAGGAGTTTTGATCGGAAGCGGCCATGACGTCATGGCGGAATACGCGCTGCAAACGTTGTGGGAGAATCCCGATCTGGCGCACGAACGCTACAGCGGACGCACCCTGCTGCACGCGGCGGCCGCCGCCGGGAATTTGCCGATGGTTGCGCACCTCCTAGACCTGGGCGTCGACGCCGACGTCCAGGACGAACGCGGTCATACACCGCTCCACAGCGCAGGAAACGAATGCGGCGGTTCCGGCGCTGTCGTGAGAGCGTTGGTTCATGGCGGCGCAAGCGTGGATGCCTGTGACGGGGTTAAACGCTGCACGGCGCTGCACATGGCGGCGAGGCGCGGTAATGTCGAGGTTGCCAAGGCGTTAGTGGAATTCGCCGCGAATATCGAAGCGCGGGACAGTCTTGGCGAAACGCCGCTTCGGCGCGCCGTCAATTGCGGGAAGACTGCTGTCGCGGCGTACCTGTTGGCGCGGGGAGCTGATCCGCTTTCCGTGGGAAGCAAGGGCCTCACTCCCCTCTCGGCCGCGCGCAGCGACCAAATGCGGCGCTTATTGCAAACCGGGATCAGGAAGTAAGATATCATAATCTCATATACCGATCCCCCTTTCCATCCTCTCAAGCCCTCCTACAGAGATTTTTGAGCATCTATTGAATAAGACGCGGTATTGTATTCTCGCGTCGGCGGCAATCGACGCGATTATTCTACTTGCCTGGGAAATCGTGTGAGGCGTCTTATGAAAGCATTGGTCAAGAGCAAATCGGAACGGGGTCTGTGGCTGGAAGATGTGCCGATGCCGAAGGTCGGTATCAATGATGTGCTGATCAAAGTCGATCGCACGGGCATCTGCGGCACGGATCTGCACATTTATCATTGGGACGCCTGGGCGCGAAAGACCGTGCCCGTCCCCCTGGTGACGGGGCATGAGTTTGTCGGCGAGATCGTCGAAGTCGGCTCCAATGTCAACGATTTCTTTCCCGGCGAAATTGTCAGCGGCGAGGGGCATGTCGTCTGCGGACGCTGCCGTAACTGTCTCGCGGGCCGGCGCCATCTCTGCAAGGACACGCAGGGCATCGGCGTCAACCGCCAGGGCGCGTTCGCGGAGTATATCTCCCTGCCGATGACCAACGTCTGGCACCACCGTCCCGGCGTCGATCTGGATCAGGCGTCGATCTTCGATCCCTTCGGCAACGCCGTCCACACGGCTCTTTCTTTTCCCATTCTCGGCGAAGATGTCCTGAT from Capsulimonas corticalis harbors:
- a CDS encoding ankyrin repeat domain-containing protein, with translation MARKPFRTPESDALPPVDLYEAIGGSAKCRELSAAFYARVDNDPTLAPLFPGKTHKCAIEEMSAFLAQFLGGPSKDAQRRWWLSLRESHLRFSIGQKERKVWVEMMAKTLSDMEMSQTMRSALMELFEESSAYLVNTGPAVAATTCQPETSDVHTQIRHRWEQQCELDKAVLAVREGDLNRVTALIEGPLLPSWLQQSRSVFTQFVGVLIGSGHDVMAEYALQTLWENPDLAHERYSGRTLLHAAAAAGNLPMVAHLLDLGVDADVQDERGHTPLHSAGNECGGSGAVVRALVHGGASVDACDGVKRCTALHMAARRGNVEVAKALVEFAANIEARDSLGETPLRRAVNCGKTAVAAYLLARGADPLSVGSKGLTPLSAARSDQMRRLLQTGIRK